The following proteins are encoded in a genomic region of Fervidobacterium pennivorans DSM 9078:
- a CDS encoding DDE-type integrase/transposase/recombinase codes for MNNSTLSCPKCGSTSLYKNGHDKYGNQQFLCKLCHHSFKLSHSQKRKNFPFPYPKCTSCGKSMQIYKVRRSFVVFRCRACRTKDRVPFNLPEPVTLIPEKFKYFRFPIFFVLKAFVLYMKHNMSYRSLAHSLNIKVSHVTIYKWVIKLCTLFSVLFPTFTIENVFSVHADETVLVFKEQKYYVWLLVDHETNLILCWHVSKYRDMGQVKVLLEKFFGNSKPRNIELITDGLGAYESAVKLLFRNINHVVVPLGKNNQCESKFSLLKDFFRLKRGLKNTKNLAKYIQGFCVVKNLWKTHNGNINRILSQLHSFITTS; via the coding sequence ATGAACAACTCAACGCTCTCTTGTCCAAAATGCGGTTCCACCAGCTTATACAAAAACGGTCATGACAAATACGGTAACCAACAATTCCTTTGCAAACTCTGCCATCATTCTTTCAAACTCTCCCATTCTCAAAAACGCAAAAACTTCCCTTTCCCTTATCCCAAATGCACTTCTTGTGGTAAATCTATGCAAATTTACAAAGTCCGTCGCTCTTTCGTTGTCTTCCGTTGTAGAGCTTGTCGTACCAAAGATAGAGTACCTTTTAACCTCCCCGAACCAGTCACCCTTATTCCTGAGAAATTTAAATATTTCCGCTTCCCTATCTTTTTCGTCTTAAAGGCTTTTGTTTTGTATATGAAACACAATATGTCTTATCGCTCTCTTGCTCATTCTCTTAATATCAAAGTATCTCATGTCACCATATACAAATGGGTTATTAAATTGTGTACTTTATTCTCTGTACTTTTTCCAACATTTACCATCGAAAATGTTTTCTCAGTTCATGCTGATGAAACTGTTCTTGTGTTCAAAGAACAAAAGTACTATGTTTGGCTATTAGTTGATCACGAAACTAACTTAATTCTTTGTTGGCATGTCTCAAAGTATCGTGATATGGGACAAGTCAAAGTATTGCTCGAGAAGTTCTTTGGTAATTCAAAACCTAGAAACATTGAACTTATTACTGATGGACTTGGTGCATATGAAAGTGCAGTAAAGCTGTTGTTCAGAAATATCAATCACGTAGTGGTACCGCTCGGTAAAAACAATCAATGTGAATCTAAGTTTTCATTGTTGAAAGACTTTTTCCGACTCAAGCGAGGGCTGAAGAATACGAAGAACTTAGCGAAATATATTCAAGGATTTTGTGTAGTGAAGAATCTTTGGAAAACGCACAATGGCAATATCAATCGCATTCTTTCACAATTACACTCTTTCATCACTACAAGTTAA
- a CDS encoding secondary thiamine-phosphate synthase enzyme YjbQ, producing MKSYTEYLWFNTSKKRELVHITDKIQEIVEKSGIKEGFCLVSAMHITAGIIVNDNESGLHQDIWEWLEKLAPAGNYKHHWTGETNGDAHLKRILTHHQVVLPVTNGKLDLGPWEEIFYAEYDGQRRKRVVVKVIGE from the coding sequence ATGAAGAGCTACACTGAATATCTTTGGTTCAACACGAGTAAGAAGAGAGAACTTGTCCACATAACCGACAAAATCCAGGAAATTGTTGAAAAAAGTGGTATCAAAGAGGGCTTTTGCTTGGTTTCTGCAATGCATATCACCGCTGGAATAATTGTGAACGACAACGAGTCAGGTTTGCACCAAGACATCTGGGAATGGCTCGAAAAACTTGCACCAGCGGGTAATTACAAACATCACTGGACTGGCGAGACAAACGGAGATGCTCATCTGAAGAGAATACTAACACACCATCAAGTCGTCCTGCCAGTGACAAACGGAAAGCTAGACTTAGGTCCTTGGGAAGAGATATTCTATGCGGAATACGATGGTCAGAGGAGAAAAAGGGTCGTAGTCAAGGTGATTGGTGAATGA
- a CDS encoding sigma-54 interaction domain-containing protein — translation MERIYKIVLDSIIEGIIIVDKDARVQYINKNAQKLLNLPSDIIGKKVDEVVKNTRLHIVVQTGIPEIDQVQHTENAVIITSRIPIKDENGKIIGVVAVFRDITSIRKLAEEITNLKEIEAQLKAIIDSTNDAISVADENGIVRLVNKAYTKITGYSPEDVIGKPATVDIAEGESIHMLIAKLRQPIYNARLKVGPAKKEVIVNATPLFVKGKFKGSVAVVHDVSEILKLTNELEEVKRLIRHMRAQYTFDDIIGDSKLIQIAKEQAKKVAQTPATVLLRGESGTGKELFAHAIHNASPRRNKPFVSVNCAAIPESILESELFGYEEGSFTGALHGGKKGLVEEADGGTLFLDEVGKLPLSLQPKLLRFIETKEYVPVGGRNVKKVDVRIIAATNMELEKMVRNGDFLPDLYFRLNVFPIYLPSLKDRKEDIPKLAIHIVKKLNQQYGRMVEGISPAVIKYIVSRDWPGNVRELENFLGRVMINMGPEERYIELKHLPEDSGLKVEKKDEEFTDIGEKSLKDLVEEYEKRIILTALKQTGGDKVQAAKMLDISIRTLYYKMERYGIDG, via the coding sequence ATGGAAAGGATTTACAAGATAGTCCTCGATTCAATTATTGAAGGTATAATCATCGTCGATAAAGATGCAAGAGTACAATACATAAACAAAAATGCGCAAAAACTTCTGAACTTACCATCGGATATAATTGGCAAAAAAGTTGACGAGGTCGTTAAGAACACTCGTCTACATATCGTTGTACAAACGGGTATCCCTGAGATTGACCAAGTCCAACATACCGAGAACGCGGTGATTATCACTTCAAGAATACCTATCAAAGACGAAAATGGAAAAATCATAGGTGTGGTCGCTGTTTTTAGGGATATAACAAGTATTAGGAAACTTGCAGAAGAAATAACAAATCTGAAAGAAATAGAAGCGCAACTCAAGGCAATAATTGATTCTACCAACGACGCGATAAGTGTCGCCGACGAAAATGGGATAGTAAGGCTGGTCAACAAGGCGTACACAAAAATTACAGGTTACTCACCTGAAGATGTAATCGGTAAACCCGCTACAGTCGATATAGCAGAAGGCGAGAGCATACATATGCTCATCGCCAAACTCAGACAACCGATATACAACGCAAGGTTGAAGGTTGGTCCTGCAAAGAAGGAAGTGATTGTAAACGCTACCCCGTTGTTTGTAAAAGGGAAGTTCAAAGGTAGTGTTGCGGTAGTGCATGACGTTTCAGAGATATTAAAACTCACAAACGAGCTTGAAGAAGTGAAAAGATTAATCCGTCATATGCGTGCACAATATACATTCGATGATATCATAGGAGACAGTAAGCTAATCCAAATCGCCAAAGAACAAGCGAAGAAAGTTGCCCAAACACCGGCAACAGTGCTTCTAAGGGGAGAAAGTGGAACAGGTAAAGAGCTTTTCGCACACGCGATTCACAACGCAAGTCCAAGAAGGAATAAACCCTTTGTTAGTGTGAACTGTGCAGCAATACCGGAAAGCATTTTGGAATCAGAGCTCTTCGGGTACGAAGAAGGTTCTTTTACAGGGGCACTACATGGTGGGAAAAAGGGACTTGTAGAAGAAGCAGATGGTGGCACGTTGTTCCTTGATGAAGTTGGGAAACTCCCATTGTCTTTACAACCTAAGTTGTTGAGATTTATCGAAACAAAGGAATACGTCCCCGTTGGTGGAAGAAATGTGAAAAAGGTTGATGTGAGGATCATCGCTGCAACAAATATGGAACTTGAGAAAATGGTAAGAAACGGGGATTTCTTACCTGATTTGTATTTCAGACTCAACGTATTCCCAATATATCTACCTTCCTTAAAAGATAGAAAAGAAGATATCCCAAAGCTTGCTATCCACATTGTGAAAAAGCTCAATCAACAATACGGAAGAATGGTGGAAGGTATAAGCCCCGCAGTAATAAAGTACATTGTATCGAGGGATTGGCCCGGGAATGTGAGGGAACTTGAGAACTTCCTAGGCAGGGTTATGATAAACATGGGACCTGAGGAAAGATATATAGAACTCAAACATCTTCCGGAAGACAGTGGCTTAAAGGTTGAAAAGAAAGATGAAGAATTTACGGACATAGGTGAGAAGTCTCTCAAAGACTTAGTTGAAGAATACGAAAAAAGGATTATCCTCACGGCATTAAAACAAACAGGTGGGGATAAAGTACAAGCTGCAAAGATGCTTGATATCAGTATCAGGACGTTATATTACAAAATGGAGCGGTATGGGATAGATGGTTAG
- a CDS encoding MFS transporter — MSNLENLYPMLVIFSYSLVLNSMPPLLSSFREFFNISIALSSFLPFFSLAGTVISNIFTGIFLNKLGIKRALLTGYSLTIVGALIVAFSGNYLLSILGLFVFGLSTGFGFTSSTTLLSQAKNPNFGFYHGAYGLGGMLAPFCITWATRNLGDFRDVYLMYAMMFLLLVFYTVIKTFPVLHSVQGAFSLRGISNAFRNADFLIFLSLLILYSSVEIGVITWAGVVMKDVIISSYTAYALFWLTFTLSRFFTNYLEKVIPLLLRTNTVILGFTIFLFFWLRNPLFFALSGLLFGPLFPYIQKNALVRIKKEHLTLFNGATYAFTSLGGSIVSILMGVIIERNIFLALLVPLIIFISMELVSLKTGKVK, encoded by the coding sequence GTGAGTAATTTGGAGAATCTTTATCCTATGCTTGTAATATTTTCTTATTCACTTGTTTTAAACTCAATGCCGCCGTTGTTAAGTTCGTTTAGGGAATTTTTTAACATCTCGATAGCGCTATCTTCTTTCTTACCATTCTTTTCTTTGGCGGGTACTGTGATTTCCAACATCTTCACAGGTATTTTTCTCAACAAACTGGGCATCAAACGGGCGTTACTTACAGGTTACTCTTTAACAATCGTAGGTGCTCTTATAGTTGCTTTCTCCGGCAATTATTTACTTTCAATCCTTGGGCTTTTTGTATTTGGACTTTCAACAGGATTCGGATTCACAAGTTCGACAACACTTCTTTCGCAAGCTAAAAATCCTAATTTTGGATTTTACCACGGAGCTTATGGACTTGGAGGAATGCTTGCGCCATTTTGTATAACTTGGGCGACGAGAAATCTTGGTGATTTCAGAGACGTTTATCTAATGTATGCGATGATGTTTCTACTATTGGTCTTTTACACAGTTATAAAAACATTCCCAGTACTTCACAGTGTGCAAGGTGCATTCTCGCTAAGAGGGATATCGAATGCATTTAGAAACGCAGATTTTTTAATATTCTTGTCACTTCTCATACTTTACTCCTCTGTTGAAATAGGTGTGATAACGTGGGCTGGGGTGGTTATGAAAGATGTCATTATTTCCTCTTATACTGCTTATGCATTATTTTGGTTAACATTTACCCTGAGCAGATTCTTTACAAATTACTTAGAAAAAGTTATTCCATTACTCTTAAGAACAAATACGGTAATTTTGGGATTTACCATATTTTTGTTCTTTTGGTTAAGAAATCCTCTCTTCTTTGCTCTTTCCGGTCTTTTATTTGGTCCACTTTTCCCTTACATACAAAAGAACGCGCTTGTGAGGATAAAGAAAGAACACCTCACATTGTTCAACGGTGCAACATATGCCTTTACATCGCTTGGAGGTAGTATTGTTAGCATACTTATGGGAGTGATAATAGAACGGAACATCTTTTTGGCATTGCTTGTGCCGTTAATCATCTTTATTTCGATGGAATTGGTAAGTTTGAAGACAGGAAAAGTAAAGTGA
- a CDS encoding transposase, with protein sequence MAKKGQKFKKYPSELKQEVIRLYFIEHLPKKTIASLLGIDEGRVKLWIKNYITHGKVELKKGKPKKETLEEEMERLRAENAYLKLMMEKMLEEKDKKKQRLK encoded by the coding sequence TTGGCAAAGAAAGGACAAAAATTCAAAAAGTATCCTTCTGAACTAAAACAAGAAGTCATAAGACTCTATTTTATTGAACATCTTCCAAAAAAGACTATTGCTTCGCTTTTAGGTATTGATGAAGGTAGAGTAAAGTTGTGGATAAAGAACTATATTACTCACGGAAAGGTAGAACTAAAAAAGGGAAAACCAAAGAAAGAAACACTTGAAGAAGAGATGGAAAGATTAAGGGCAGAGAATGCATATTTGAAATTAATGATGGAAAAAATGCTTGAAGAAAAAGATAAAAAAAAACAAAGATTGAAGTAA
- a CDS encoding IS3 family transposase, whose translation MCEIANISRSTYYRTINKEDKDEELKENIKEIYFKYNGIYGYRRITMVLKREGKKVNHKKVYRLMKEMGIYARIRRKNYIRKATKETQYVSDNKLKRNFKSKSKYEKFVSDITEIKTEEGKLYLMIIQDLYNNEIVSYGVSKSNNMELAHKVIDEWLQSGKYKEGSIFHTDRGFQFTHILTVKKLNEKGIIQSMPRKGLPQDNGPVESFFSHFKEEVVKIHGEKTEEEYKKLIEEYIRFYNEERYQIKLKGTTSVEYRSHAI comes from the coding sequence TTGTGTGAAATAGCAAATATATCAAGAAGTACATATTACCGAACGATAAATAAGGAAGATAAAGATGAGGAATTGAAAGAAAATATAAAGGAGATATATTTTAAATACAACGGTATTTACGGATATAGAAGAATAACAATGGTATTGAAAAGAGAAGGAAAGAAAGTAAATCACAAAAAGGTATACAGATTAATGAAAGAGATGGGTATATATGCGAGGATAAGAAGGAAAAATTACATAAGAAAAGCGACAAAAGAAACACAGTATGTAAGTGATAACAAGCTTAAAAGAAACTTTAAAAGTAAAAGTAAGTACGAGAAATTTGTAAGTGATATAACAGAAATAAAAACAGAAGAAGGGAAATTGTACTTAATGATAATTCAAGATTTATACAACAATGAAATAGTCAGCTATGGAGTAAGCAAAAGTAATAATATGGAATTAGCACATAAGGTGATAGATGAATGGCTGCAAAGTGGGAAATATAAAGAAGGAAGTATATTTCATACAGATAGAGGATTTCAATTTACACATATATTGACAGTAAAGAAACTAAATGAAAAAGGAATAATCCAAAGTATGCCAAGGAAAGGATTACCACAAGATAATGGACCAGTAGAAAGCTTTTTTAGTCATTTCAAAGAAGAGGTAGTAAAAATACATGGAGAAAAGACGGAAGAAGAATACAAGAAATTGATAGAAGAATATATAAGGTTTTACAACGAAGAAAGATATCAGATTAAATTAAAAGGCACGACTTCAGTAGAGTACCGAAGTCATGCCATCTGA
- a CDS encoding PQQ-binding-like beta-propeller repeat protein yields MKSRLIFWMTSLLLVFAFAEVGFSTLNISGLWAGNIFTKTIPDKYGPAIIAKNGGNLLFLAKDGALYEITMAGAVNPKGQPSEITNIVAPPTYITDSSNQYIIYTTAQGTAQNKLVVHKFGSGSGGTVKSTSIDNAAYGVNAYLSGSKIVIFTGTMHGTLYKVEYDTSSSNFAVPTTANLAGPIKIPPVLSPSKTELYVLTQNGKFYTVDVSTMNASLKIELGGDFTTPMAMDESGFLYALSNDGIIYKIDPSGSENHARFLSSANSSGPLIDGDGIIYIFGDNGKVVALNSNLLKLGEYTIGQQITTTPAIVKGIDGVTYLIIPSSTTGAGKITILSFDAVTGVFTKVWEYAVPSTFPISAAVNVAPLGALYGDNYYFVTATNDGTVYAWQFNARGPYGIWAKYGQNINNTGFIDSTAIAFKTKIFLIAKEGYYGRELSGSLLGSTISYGLLYDAKVVDANNTVVNTYTNYRTNETNLAKVIEGVPGSQKLVVKFATPTDAKLLIGRYVTPSGGISLSKDSTFKFKFWKTGPNDYEGSEGDNPATITFRYNDRKLEIFTDATYTFYVYHKYPLQSNSEAAMTKDFFFDYNSFRNNPDTAVAIINASPTHAGKTFFAYKWNVYTWNPSEPTGYTKKVYYDQDSVKLPLSGPAYLEIFYAELNATVTLLLPEFAYGKTRAYLFLDAAPNSIAETIKLTTLKGITIDRIVSQEYAPEVTKLENLSSVDSNFLQIVLSSFERPLTDTTRVATIALNLMFPEKVRFTGVDSAYYMEFFDLYGYAQTQGQNVEPELLRAKRSFRTNKFLYVVGDFNEDFVVDINDWNMFVSKLGSTVDGADVIYNIGPRDDFIPPYPDYDSYRAGYLTDTTNKVDDYDLYYFASMFGFAVPASERVK; encoded by the coding sequence ATGAAAAGTCGATTGATATTTTGGATGACTTCGTTGCTTTTAGTTTTCGCTTTTGCTGAAGTTGGTTTTTCCACGCTCAATATTTCTGGACTGTGGGCAGGCAATATATTCACCAAAACTATTCCCGACAAATATGGTCCTGCAATCATAGCCAAAAACGGTGGAAACTTACTTTTCCTTGCAAAAGACGGTGCACTTTACGAGATTACGATGGCAGGAGCAGTTAACCCAAAAGGTCAGCCAAGCGAAATCACAAACATCGTTGCACCACCGACATATATCACTGATAGCTCTAATCAATACATTATCTACACCACAGCGCAAGGAACGGCGCAAAATAAACTAGTTGTGCATAAATTTGGTTCAGGTTCAGGCGGAACAGTAAAGTCAACAAGTATTGATAACGCAGCTTACGGTGTAAATGCGTATTTATCTGGTTCAAAAATAGTTATATTTACAGGAACGATGCACGGAACATTGTACAAAGTAGAGTATGATACTTCAAGTAGTAATTTCGCAGTTCCAACCACTGCAAACCTTGCTGGCCCAATCAAAATTCCTCCTGTTCTCAGTCCTTCCAAGACGGAACTCTACGTTCTTACACAAAATGGTAAGTTTTACACAGTAGATGTGTCCACCATGAATGCTAGCCTGAAAATAGAGCTCGGTGGCGATTTCACAACACCAATGGCGATGGATGAATCCGGATTTTTGTATGCGCTCAGCAATGATGGGATTATCTACAAAATCGACCCATCCGGTAGTGAAAACCACGCAAGATTTTTGTCCTCTGCAAATTCATCTGGACCACTCATTGATGGCGATGGGATTATATACATATTCGGAGATAACGGCAAAGTTGTTGCTTTGAACAGCAATTTATTAAAACTTGGGGAATACACAATAGGTCAGCAGATAACGACAACACCTGCTATCGTTAAAGGCATTGATGGTGTTACTTATCTCATAATCCCCTCATCTACAACAGGGGCTGGAAAGATAACGATTCTGTCGTTTGATGCTGTTACAGGCGTGTTCACAAAGGTATGGGAATACGCTGTTCCAAGCACATTCCCAATAAGTGCCGCGGTAAACGTTGCGCCACTTGGTGCACTGTATGGCGATAATTACTATTTCGTGACAGCCACAAACGATGGCACTGTTTATGCATGGCAATTTAATGCAAGAGGTCCATACGGAATTTGGGCAAAGTATGGACAGAATATAAATAACACAGGCTTTATCGATTCAACTGCAATCGCGTTTAAAACGAAAATATTCTTGATAGCAAAAGAAGGTTACTATGGAAGAGAACTCTCTGGCTCGTTGCTTGGTTCTACAATTTCTTATGGTCTACTTTACGATGCTAAAGTTGTTGATGCTAACAACACCGTTGTAAACACCTACACAAATTACAGAACAAACGAAACAAACCTTGCTAAGGTAATTGAAGGTGTACCGGGTTCACAAAAACTTGTAGTCAAATTCGCAACACCAACTGATGCAAAACTTCTGATAGGAAGATACGTAACTCCTAGTGGTGGTATTTCACTTTCAAAAGATTCAACATTTAAATTCAAATTCTGGAAAACAGGTCCGAATGATTACGAAGGAAGTGAGGGGGACAACCCGGCTACAATAACGTTCCGCTATAACGACAGAAAACTGGAAATTTTTACCGACGCTACTTATACGTTCTATGTGTATCATAAATACCCACTACAATCTAACTCTGAAGCAGCGATGACCAAGGACTTTTTCTTTGATTACAACTCGTTCAGGAACAATCCTGATACAGCTGTTGCAATAATAAATGCAAGTCCCACACACGCTGGTAAGACCTTCTTCGCATATAAATGGAACGTCTACACTTGGAATCCGAGCGAACCAACCGGGTACACAAAAAAAGTTTATTATGATCAAGACAGTGTAAAACTACCTCTTTCTGGTCCGGCTTATCTTGAAATCTTCTACGCAGAGCTTAACGCAACTGTCACACTCTTACTTCCGGAATTCGCATATGGAAAAACTCGAGCCTATTTGTTCCTCGATGCGGCACCAAATTCTATAGCGGAAACGATAAAATTAACAACGCTGAAGGGTATAACCATAGATAGGATTGTTTCGCAAGAATATGCACCAGAAGTTACTAAATTGGAAAACTTGAGTTCTGTGGATTCAAACTTTTTACAGATAGTGTTGAGCAGTTTCGAACGACCGTTAACAGACACTACAAGGGTTGCTACTATTGCTCTGAACTTAATGTTCCCAGAAAAGGTGCGGTTCACGGGTGTGGATAGCGCTTACTACATGGAGTTCTTTGACCTGTATGGTTACGCACAAACCCAAGGTCAAAACGTCGAACCAGAATTATTGAGAGCTAAGAGGTCGTTTAGGACAAACAAATTCTTATACGTTGTTGGTGACTTCAACGAAGATTTTGTTGTTGATATAAATGACTGGAATATGTTTGTCTCTAAACTTGGCAGTACTGTAGATGGAGCCGATGTTATTTACAATATAGGTCCTCGTGATGACTTTATTCCTCCATATCCGGATTATGATAGCTACAGAGCTGGTTATCTAACAGATACTACAAATAAGGTAGATGACTATGACTTGTACTACTTTGCGAGTATGTTCGGCTTTGCAGTTCCAGCTTCTGAACGTGTGAAGTAA
- the groES gene encoding co-chaperone GroES yields the protein MKVKPLGERLLIKPIIEEKKTAGGIVLPDAAKEKPMKAEIVEVGKLPEDCTLKVGDKVIYNKYSGTEIKIDDEDYILIDLNDILAKIEE from the coding sequence ATGAAGGTAAAACCGCTTGGTGAAAGGCTTTTGATAAAGCCCATCATTGAAGAAAAGAAGACAGCAGGTGGAATAGTTCTTCCAGATGCTGCCAAAGAAAAACCGATGAAGGCTGAGATAGTTGAAGTTGGAAAGCTTCCAGAAGATTGCACACTTAAAGTTGGTGACAAGGTAATTTACAACAAATACTCAGGGACAGAGATTAAAATTGATGACGAAGACTACATCTTGATCGATTTAAACGACATCCTTGCAAAAATAGAAGAATAA
- the groL gene encoding chaperonin GroEL (60 kDa chaperone family; promotes refolding of misfolded polypeptides especially under stressful conditions; forms two stacked rings of heptamers to form a barrel-shaped 14mer; ends can be capped by GroES; misfolded proteins enter the barrel where they are refolded when GroES binds) translates to MAKLLKYSEEARRALEAGVDAVANAVKITLGPKGRNVVIEKSWGSPTITNDGVSIAKEIELEDKFANLGAQLVKEVASKTNDVAGDGTTTATVLAQAMIKEGLKMVAAGANPILVKRGIDKAVAKVVEEIKKISKKLSSTEDIAHVAAISANSEEIGKLIAEAMEKVGEDGVITVEDSKTIDTYVEFTEGMQFDRGYISPYFVTDPEKMEVVYNEPFILITDRKLSNVKPLIPILEKVAQTGKPLVIIAEDVEGEVLTTLVLNKLKGTLNTVAVKAPGFGDRRKAMLQDIAILTGGIVASEEVGINLEDLTLQDLGRADVVRVKKDETIIVGGKGKPEEIKKRIAQIKAQIEQTTSEYEKETLQERMAKLAGGVAVIKVGAATETELKEKKHRIEDALSATRAAVEEGIVPGGGITLLRARKAIEPLLNELTGDEKLGAQIVYNALEAPIKQIALNAGYDGAIIVHNVLSKDDVAYGFDALKGEYCNMYERGIIDPAKVTRSALQNAASIAGMLLTTEVLVVEKPEEKKGSIPEMPEY, encoded by the coding sequence ATGGCAAAGTTGTTGAAATACAGTGAAGAAGCAAGAAGAGCACTCGAAGCTGGTGTTGATGCGGTTGCAAATGCTGTAAAGATTACGCTTGGTCCAAAAGGTAGGAACGTCGTTATTGAAAAATCTTGGGGAAGCCCAACAATTACTAATGATGGAGTTTCTATTGCAAAGGAAATAGAACTTGAGGACAAATTCGCAAATCTTGGAGCTCAACTTGTTAAAGAAGTGGCAAGCAAGACAAACGATGTTGCTGGTGACGGTACAACAACAGCTACTGTTCTTGCTCAGGCAATGATTAAAGAAGGTCTCAAGATGGTTGCGGCAGGTGCAAACCCAATCCTTGTGAAACGTGGAATCGATAAGGCTGTGGCAAAAGTTGTAGAAGAAATCAAAAAGATTTCTAAGAAACTCTCAAGTACAGAAGATATTGCACACGTTGCTGCTATCAGTGCAAACAGTGAAGAGATTGGTAAGCTCATTGCAGAAGCGATGGAAAAAGTCGGAGAAGATGGTGTCATCACAGTTGAAGACAGCAAGACAATAGACACATACGTTGAATTCACAGAAGGTATGCAGTTCGACAGAGGTTACATCTCACCATACTTTGTAACAGACCCAGAAAAGATGGAAGTTGTTTACAATGAACCATTCATACTCATCACAGACAGAAAACTTTCAAACGTAAAACCACTTATCCCAATCCTTGAAAAAGTTGCTCAAACTGGTAAACCACTTGTAATCATTGCAGAAGATGTTGAAGGAGAAGTTCTTACAACGCTTGTTCTCAACAAACTCAAAGGAACGCTCAACACAGTGGCAGTTAAGGCTCCTGGCTTTGGTGACAGAAGGAAAGCGATGCTCCAAGACATTGCTATCTTGACAGGTGGTATCGTTGCAAGCGAAGAAGTTGGAATCAACCTCGAAGACCTCACACTCCAGGACCTCGGTAGAGCAGATGTTGTCAGGGTGAAGAAGGATGAAACGATAATCGTTGGTGGAAAGGGTAAACCAGAAGAAATCAAAAAGAGAATTGCTCAAATTAAAGCCCAAATCGAGCAAACAACAAGCGAATACGAAAAAGAAACACTCCAGGAAAGAATGGCAAAACTTGCTGGTGGTGTAGCTGTTATCAAAGTTGGTGCCGCAACAGAAACCGAACTCAAAGAAAAGAAACACAGAATCGAAGACGCACTCAGCGCAACAAGAGCAGCTGTTGAAGAAGGTATCGTTCCTGGCGGTGGAATTACACTCTTGAGAGCAAGAAAAGCCATTGAACCACTCCTCAACGAACTGACAGGCGATGAAAAACTTGGTGCACAGATTGTCTACAACGCACTCGAGGCACCAATTAAACAGATAGCTCTCAACGCTGGTTACGATGGTGCAATTATTGTCCACAACGTCCTTAGCAAAGATGATGTAGCATACGGTTTCGATGCTCTCAAAGGTGAATACTGCAACATGTATGAACGCGGTATAATCGACCCAGCAAAAGTTACAAGGAGCGCACTCCAGAATGCAGCTTCCATTGCTGGAATGCTCCTCACAACGGAAGTACTCGTAGTTGAAAAGCCAGAAGAAAAGAAAGGTTCTATTCCTGAAATGCCAGAATATTAA